From the Theobroma cacao cultivar B97-61/B2 chromosome 2, Criollo_cocoa_genome_V2, whole genome shotgun sequence genome, one window contains:
- the LOC18606974 gene encoding uncharacterized protein LOC18606974 isoform X1 — MENGFDLHYRYQRVSPDCPPLSSAKKLGLKPTITTTATMCKEEGGSCSNNSNIENGRCISKDIITAFEGAKGVRYRPPSRTQDHHLHNSNLSHPSTGVGANGVPNSPPKAQAQTENNHHHEMPKRSETTSPNRGDVLLQWGQKKRARVSRSEIRPLADDSSSSTVPGRQPIGNKVPRRVLHATMPPPPPAPPSNSARCSTLRNSLLSSRNLDERSAAASGSPSRNSGGTSRAASRAMAGKKSPPLETIDRKKLCAGSVKNGQQNGSAVQTDRMNQTDYAPVQSERAGGAANSTASAAGVGEKVNVEVIEWPRIYISLSRKEKEEDFLAMKGTKLPQRPKKRAKNVDRTLQYCFPGMWLSDLTKSRYEVREKKSAKKQKRKGLKGMECVESDSE, encoded by the exons ATGGAGAATGGCTTTGATTTACATTACAGATATCAGAGAGTAAGTCCAGATTGTCCTCCTTTGAGCAGTGCCAAAAAGTTGGGTTTGAAACCAACAATAACAACAACAGCAACAATGTGCAAGGAAGAAGGCGGCAGCTGCAGCAACAATAGCAATATTGAGAATGGAAGATGCATTTCGAAAGATATTATCACTGCTTTTGAAGGAGCAAAAGGGGTAAGATACAGACCCCCATCTAGAACCCAAGACCACCACCTCCACAATAGCAATTTGTCCCATCCCAGTACTGGTGTTGGCGCTAATGGAGTACCCAACTCTCCTCCAAAAGCACAAGCACAAACTGAGAACAACCACCATCATGAGATGCCAAAGAGAAGCGAGACGACTAGCCCCAACCGTGGCGATGTGCTATTGCAGTGGGGTCAAAAGAAAAGGGCAAGAGTCTCAAGATCCGAGATCCGGCCGCTCGCTGATGATTCTTCCTCGTCAACTGTTCCAGGGAGGCAACCCATTGGCAATAAGGTTCCCAGGAGAGTCTTACATGCAACAATGCCTCCTCCGCCACCTGCACCTCCCTCTAACAGCGCCAGATGTTCTACTCTTAGAAATAGTTTGCTTTCTAGCAG GAATCTAGATGAGCGATCAGCCGCTGCAAGTGGATCTCCATCAAGAAACAGTGGTGGCACTAGCCGAGCTGCTTCTAGAGCTATGGCAGGAAAAAAATCTCCTCCTCTAGAGACCATTGATAGAAAGAAGTTGTGTGCTGGGTCAGTCAAAAATGGGCAACAAAATGGATCAGCAGTGCAAACTGACCGCATGAATCAGACTGATTATGCTCCAGTTCAATCAGAACGGGCAGGTGGAGCTGCTAATAGCACTGCTTCAGCAGCTGGAGTGGGAGAGAAGGTGAATGTTGAAGTGATTGAATGGCCCAGGATTTACATTTCTTTGTCAAGAAAGGAGAAGGAGGAGGATTTTTTAGCCATGAAAGGAACAAAGCTCCCTCAGAGACCCAAGAAAAGGGCCAAGAACGTAGATAGAACGCTCCAG TATTGTTTTCCAGGTATGTGGCTATCCGATTTGACTAAGAGCCGATACGAGGTCCGAGAAAAGAAATCTGCGAAGAAG CAAAAGCGAAAGGGATTAAAAGGAATGGAATGCGTGGAGAGTGATTCGGAGTAA
- the LOC18606974 gene encoding uncharacterized protein LOC18606974 isoform X2 → MMRYQRVSPDCPPLSSAKKLGLKPTITTTATMCKEEGGSCSNNSNIENGRCISKDIITAFEGAKGVRYRPPSRTQDHHLHNSNLSHPSTGVGANGVPNSPPKAQAQTENNHHHEMPKRSETTSPNRGDVLLQWGQKKRARVSRSEIRPLADDSSSSTVPGRQPIGNKVPRRVLHATMPPPPPAPPSNSARCSTLRNSLLSSRNLDERSAAASGSPSRNSGGTSRAASRAMAGKKSPPLETIDRKKLCAGSVKNGQQNGSAVQTDRMNQTDYAPVQSERAGGAANSTASAAGVGEKVNVEVIEWPRIYISLSRKEKEEDFLAMKGTKLPQRPKKRAKNVDRTLQYCFPGMWLSDLTKSRYEVREKKSAKKQKRKGLKGMECVESDSE, encoded by the exons ATGATGAG ATATCAGAGAGTAAGTCCAGATTGTCCTCCTTTGAGCAGTGCCAAAAAGTTGGGTTTGAAACCAACAATAACAACAACAGCAACAATGTGCAAGGAAGAAGGCGGCAGCTGCAGCAACAATAGCAATATTGAGAATGGAAGATGCATTTCGAAAGATATTATCACTGCTTTTGAAGGAGCAAAAGGGGTAAGATACAGACCCCCATCTAGAACCCAAGACCACCACCTCCACAATAGCAATTTGTCCCATCCCAGTACTGGTGTTGGCGCTAATGGAGTACCCAACTCTCCTCCAAAAGCACAAGCACAAACTGAGAACAACCACCATCATGAGATGCCAAAGAGAAGCGAGACGACTAGCCCCAACCGTGGCGATGTGCTATTGCAGTGGGGTCAAAAGAAAAGGGCAAGAGTCTCAAGATCCGAGATCCGGCCGCTCGCTGATGATTCTTCCTCGTCAACTGTTCCAGGGAGGCAACCCATTGGCAATAAGGTTCCCAGGAGAGTCTTACATGCAACAATGCCTCCTCCGCCACCTGCACCTCCCTCTAACAGCGCCAGATGTTCTACTCTTAGAAATAGTTTGCTTTCTAGCAG GAATCTAGATGAGCGATCAGCCGCTGCAAGTGGATCTCCATCAAGAAACAGTGGTGGCACTAGCCGAGCTGCTTCTAGAGCTATGGCAGGAAAAAAATCTCCTCCTCTAGAGACCATTGATAGAAAGAAGTTGTGTGCTGGGTCAGTCAAAAATGGGCAACAAAATGGATCAGCAGTGCAAACTGACCGCATGAATCAGACTGATTATGCTCCAGTTCAATCAGAACGGGCAGGTGGAGCTGCTAATAGCACTGCTTCAGCAGCTGGAGTGGGAGAGAAGGTGAATGTTGAAGTGATTGAATGGCCCAGGATTTACATTTCTTTGTCAAGAAAGGAGAAGGAGGAGGATTTTTTAGCCATGAAAGGAACAAAGCTCCCTCAGAGACCCAAGAAAAGGGCCAAGAACGTAGATAGAACGCTCCAG TATTGTTTTCCAGGTATGTGGCTATCCGATTTGACTAAGAGCCGATACGAGGTCCGAGAAAAGAAATCTGCGAAGAAG CAAAAGCGAAAGGGATTAAAAGGAATGGAATGCGTGGAGAGTGATTCGGAGTAA